The Kogia breviceps isolate mKogBre1 chromosome 4, mKogBre1 haplotype 1, whole genome shotgun sequence genome window below encodes:
- the HRH2 gene encoding histamine H2 receptor isoform X2 translates to MASNGTTSSICLDPAALKITVSVVLTLLILITIAGNVVVCLAVGLNRRLRSLTNCFIVSLAITDLLLGLLVLPFSAFHQLSCRWSFGKVFCNIYTSLDVMLCTASILNLFMISLDRYCAVTDPLRYPMLVTPVRVTISLVLIWVISITLSFLSIHLGWNSRTETSIANHTIPKCKVQVNLVYGLVDGLVTFYLPLLVMCITYYRIFKIAWDQAKRIHNVVSWRAATIREHKATVTLAAVMGAFIICWFPYFTVFVYRGLKGDNAINETFEAVVLWLGYANSALNPILYAALNRDFRTAYQQLFGCSPTDHNTHRTSLKSNSSQLMRIPSQGPRWQEERPLRLQVWSGTEVTAPQGATDRK, encoded by the coding sequence ATGGCGTCCAATGGCACGACCTCTTCCATTTGTCTGGACCCTGCTGCATTGAAGATCACCGTCAGCGTGGTCCTCACCCTCCTCATTCTCATCACCATCGCCGGCAATGTAGTCGTCTGCCTGGCGGTGGGCTTGAACCGGCGGCTCCGCAGTCTGACCAACTGCTTCATCGTGTCCTTGGCCATCACTGACCTGCTCCTCGGCCTCCTGGTGCTGCCCTTTTCGGCCTTCCACCAGCTGTCCTGCAGGTGGAGCTTCGGCAAGGTCTTCTGCAATATCTATACCAGCCTAGACGTCATGCTCTGCACGGCCTCCATCCTCAACCTCTTCATGATCAGCCTCGACCGGTACTGCGCCGTCACAGATCCCCTGCGCTACCCCATGCTGGTCACCCCTGTCCGTGTCACCATCTCCCTGGTCTTAATTTGGGTCATCTCCATCACCCTATCCTTCCTGTCTATCCACCTGGGTTGGAACAGCAGGACTGAGACCAGCATTGCCAATCACACCATCCCAAAGTGCAAAGTCCAGGTCAACTTGGTGTATGGCCTGGTGGACGGGCTGGTCACCTTCTACCTGCCTCTGTTGGTCATGTGCATCACCTACTACCGCATCTTCAAGATCGCGTGGGATCAGGCCAAGAGGATCCATAACGTCGTCTCCTGGAGGGCAGCCACCATCAGGGAACACAAAGCCACAGTGACCCTGGCAGCCGTGATGGGGGCCTTCATCATCTGCTGGTTCCCCTACTTCACCGTGTTTGTTTACCGTGGGCTAAAAGGGGATAATGCCATCAACGAGACCTTCGAAGCCGTGGTTCTGTGGCTGGGCTATGCCAACTCAGCCCTGAACCCCATCCTGTACGCTGCACTGAATAGAGACTTCCGCACGGCATACCAGCAGCTCTTCGGCTGCAGCCCCACCGACCACAACACCCACAGAACTTCTCTGAAGTCCAACAGCTCGCAGCTGATGAGGATTCCAAGCCAAGGACCCAGGTGGCAGGAAGAGAGACCCCTGAGGCTCCAGGTGTGGAGTGGGACAGAGGTCACAGCCCCCCAGGGAGCCACAGACAG